The window tcctagttggactaggaaaggggggaacctactcctagtaggagtaggattccacccttggggcgcaccccatgaggccggtcgcctcctccactcctttatatacgggggaggggcaccccatagacacacaagttgatttcttagccatgtgcggtgcccccctccatagatttccacctcggtcatattgtcgtagtgcttaggcgaagccctgtgtcggcaaCTTCATCAtctccgtcaacacgccgtcgtgctgacgaaactctccttcgtccttagctggatctagagttcgagggacgtcaccgagctgtacgtgtgcagatcgcggaggtgtcgtgggttcgatacttgatcggttggatcgcggagacgttcgactacatcaaccgcgttactcaacgcttccgctttcggtctacgagggtacgtagacacactctcccctcttgttgctatgcatctcctagatagatcttgcgtgatcgtagaatttttttgaaatactgcgttcccaaaCAATCGCGGGCCTTGGCAACTAGCCGAGCACTAGGTTTTCACCCAGATATGTTCGAAGAACCTTCATCAAGTCTTGTGTATGGATCGCTGCCATCTCCACCGGGGACTGGAAGTAGGCTCCAGGCCTCCGCCGCCTGACCAGCCAGCAGCCACGTCGCGCGAGCAGCAGGGCGGCCCACAAGCCCCAGCCGCACCACCGGAGAGCCCTACACCACACCCCGCCGCTGGCCCAGGAGAGAACGACGCCACATACGCCCAACAGCCACCGCCGCCAGCCCGTGCCGTCGTGCTGCCGCGCCCCACGGCCGCGCCTCGCCGCCACTAGAAGAAAGCGTCCCGTGCCGCCATCCTCGGGCAGGAGGAGAAGAAGTCCCCGCCGCCGCCTAGGCTGAGAGGGCTTTGCCCGGTGACCTGCGCCGACGGCAGCGAGGAGGGGCGGAGGTGggaggaggggcgaggggtggcagaTCTGGGCTCCCATCGGCCGCCCACAGGGATGGCATGAGGAGAGGAGATCTGGGCTGCTTTGGTGGATCTCCTACTAGGGAATTGGTATttgcttatgtattcacacatgtatttaagtttccaatcaatacaattctagcatgaataataaacctttatcatgattaaggaaaataataaaaccactttattattgcctctagggcatatttccaacactccaaTAATCAATTGGTGGGAGCTTGTGCCACCATTTGTGTTCAACCGCTTGGTGTCATTCTTAAGGTCTTCCACAACTCGGTTCCACTTTGGTTGGCCCTTTAATTTAATCTAGCAATAGCTAAATCTGATTGGTTTCTTCTCGACTTGTTGAATCAAAGCGGCAACCAACACCGTCTATCAAACATTCAAAAAATAAAAGTAATCATGAGAATCCGACATTAAAAGCTAGCAATTCAAATTATGACAAAGTTTACAATTCAACTTACGTGAGTTTGGACTCCAATCCCACTTTGATTCTGGCCAAGCACGGAAGATTAgtggtcgacaaacttgtacacgtTTTCTTGGATGGTGGACCATCTATGTTGGAGGGAGACATCACTATATGTGGTAATGATAGGATGCAGCGCCACATATTCCTTGTGTTAGTGCTTGTGAATCTTCTCCCTACCCGTTGTCCTTTTGCTTCGTGCCACATATAGGGTCCATGATTGTGGCAAACCAAGCTTTGACCAACAAAATATCCTCAAATCCTATGAATGGAAGACCTCTTGCCCTGGGTGTTTCCGCCATTTTTCCTTCTTACTATGTGATGTTCCCCCAACTTCGAATGTACGACAATTTGGATTCCACAAGTCATATTCCATATCAGCCATAGGTTCATGACCATCATTGATCATCTCGGGCATGTAATCTCCTAAAATGATCATGATTCCGCAACTAATTCATTTTATGGCATATTCAACTAATCAATGCAATGTGACATACCAAATATAACTAACAAAAAGATACAGAATGGAGCAAAATTTGTACTCACTCATGCGAGCACAATCCATCAAACCGGACAAGGGAAGCCCGGATGCCGACGCTACCCATGCTTGTCCGTGCCCGTTGGAGGTGTGGCATGTCACACTCATCGCCGTCCTCCCCCTAGGTTTCCATAAGTCCATTTGGAATTGCCTAATCGGTCGTAAGATTGATGTTGATTGCCGGCGGGATGGACAGCGACTTCATTATTGTCGGCGGCATGATGGACGGAAACACAAAGGGGACAATCATCCTCGAGGTCCCCAATATCCTTGACCGGAACTCCCTGCACCGCCGCTTCCCTCTCGCGCTGCTTCCTTCGCCACTTCCTCTGAGCGACGTTCTCCGGCTTGCAGCTCGGAGCCATGGACGGGAGCCCCACGGAAGACGCTAAGGCAACATCCGTCGCGACGATGGGGACGGGGGGTACCTGACGAAGACATTTAGGGCGGCGGGTGGGGGTGGCGCTACGGATGGGAAAGCAAGGGTGGAGGACGGCGACCGCTAGGGCATGGGAAATGGATGACGGATGTGGGAGGAGGGCGATGGATTTGGTGCACTTGGTCAATCTGGTGCAATTCGGGGTGGGTCCTACCCATTGAATCCGATGTGGCGGACATGCCCTTGTGCGCCCGGGCCTCCTCATATACGCCCCCgacttgggctggatatgagggctgTCGGTCAGCCCGAATGTATAGGGCTGGTTTGAGGAGCCCGACTGTGTAAGGTTTTTGTGACTGGTGAGTGACCGGACCATCCGCCCAGATGTACGAGGGGGTTTGAGAAGTCCGGTTGTAGACGCTCTTATCTCCCGCAAACAACATAGCAGGTGCGCCCATGTCTCGCTTGACGCGAGATGTAGGGCTGTCCCCCCCGAGGGAGCGTGAGACTAGCTCGCGGGATGCTACTACCTCATTTTTTGACATTTTTTATTTAATATTTTTACTTCTGTTTATTCTTTTAAATATTCTAAATATTTATTACAAAAAACACTCTACATAAGACATTTGAAACATGTTAATCTAGCATTTGTATAATGTTAATTGCGTATAGAAACAATGTTTgttatgtatatgaaaaatgtataaAAAAATACAATGTGTGTGATAAAagctaatcatgtatttaaaaaaatggtaatcaagcatttgaaaaagatGTTAATCATctattgaaaaaatgttgaacggGTATAAAAAACGTTCCTAATGTATAGCAAAAATGTAAAATGTGCATTAAAAATTGAACATGAAAACATATATTTTTTAAAAAACGTTGATTACCTAtcgaaaaaatgttaatcatatacTTCAAAAAATAATTACCATGCATAAAGCATTATATATATCGAAAATGTACAATGTGGATGAAAAATGTTCCTACTGTATAAGAAAAATGTAGAAAATGTGTTAAAATTTTTGAACATACaaacacaaatttcaaaaaatgttgataGTGTATTAAAATTATTATATAatatatttaaaaatgttaaacataaAAATGTGCTGTTATATGCAAAAAAATtgcaatgtgtatgaaaaagtagTCATGAAACATATTTTTAAACTATTAATCACGTATTAAAAAATGGTGAAACTTGTTTAGAAAATTTCCTGCTTTATACTTAAAATGTCCCAATATGTATGAACAGTATAGACATGTgttaaagaaaaacaaagaaaagcggTGAAAACCGTGTAAATGGAAGAAAGAAACACCACAGAAATGAAGAAagcaaaaaacagaaagaaaaccaCGAAAACCCACGAGGAaacaaagaaaacaagaaaaagaaaaaacaccaAAGAAAATTACTAAAAACTAAgaaaggaaaataataataaaacaaaATATAATAGAatgtaaaataaaaaaatataaacaaaGAAATGAACTaaagaaaaaccaaagaaaaatgaggaaaaatgagagaaagaaaagaaacagaTAGAAAACGATGGAAAACCCCTGAAAAAACCCGTGAAGAAATAATAAAAATGTGGAAGAAAAACTGAAAAGAAACCCCCCAAAGTCTACACCTAACGGTCGAAACACGAACGAATGAAGCTCTGAGCGAACGGTGAATGGAATAAAAACCTAACAAAACGGGTTGGTCAAATAACGACGAAGGGAAGAACCTTCAGACGAGCCGTGTGTACTTCTTGTTATAAGAGAGATATTAAAATCACTAATTGATGAGTACTCCTTGCAAAGATCACATCCACCTCccgaggttgcgacaagtggcatcgcaacctgtgagttttccttttttttgttgatctgtttattcaaaatattttatctcttaaaccgtgtgtcCAAATCTTGAACCATTTTAACCATTTGATTCCTCGTGTCGAGGTCTTTAAAATTAGAACCCATTTGATAGGCTTCGACGAGCTTTTTTCATAAAAAATGGACGGAAAAGCCACAACGGGaacatttttttcctttccgaaagcagATTCCAAGAGGCACAGCCATACCTCTCCCGGAGGAAAAAAAGAAAACTAATTTtgttcgttttcgagaggcacggcctctcgcagaagcaaaaaaaATGAATAATTAAAAAGCGTGTTTTTGACTTTTTTATCAAAAAGCAAAGAAAGATCGATAAAAACCGAGAAgaaaaaaccatttaaaaagccaaaaacatgtgccaaaaaataaataaaaataaaatctgAAGGGAGTACCTAAAACGTGACACGTGACGACGGTTGAGAGCATGGCGCCACCTCAAATGACCCTTGGGTAGGCTTCCGTAGAAGCGCTCCTCGATTAGTTTTTTTTAGGCAATCTCCTCGATTAGTTGCTCTTGCGAGATACTGCTCTGGCGCAACATAGCCCGTTCCAAGCGAGTCCTagaacatacacacacatacacgcgTCCCGTGTCATCCGAAAACCAGGCACACGGACACGGAGTGTCGACACTGGCGGCCTGCCGCAACTGAGGGCGTGTCGACAGCGCGCGATGTGCCGCCGATTACCTTAAACAAGTCCAGCCTCTCTCTAGACACGAAGAATCCAGATCCCTGATCCCTATCCAGAAAAagacggggcccacctgtcagccttcCACGCTGCAAACCCCGGCGCCACGCGACCTGCCAAAAACCACGGGTAGCAGCTCCGGTTCCACCAAAGAACCGCGGATTCGAGTCCCCAAACCGCGAGCCATCCTCACGGTCACCGTGCAACATACTCCTATAAACCTTCGCGCCTGCACACAGCACTTCAACAAATCTCCATCAAGAAAGTGCACCCATCGACTCACAAAGCATAGACGAGTGCGAAGAAGAGATGGATCCAGCCGAGGGCCGAAGGATActggtggccgtggacgagggcgacgAGAGCGTCCACGCGCTGCGATGGTGCCTCACCAACTTCgccgcgcgcggcgacggcgagctTGCCCCACCGGACACCATCCTCCTGCTCTACGTCCGGCCCACGCCGCCCACCTACTCCGTGCTCGACGCCTCCGGTACGTACGTTCTGTCTTCACGAAGCGATCCTACGCTCATCCCGGCGTCGGGGACTAACCGGCCTGCACCGTAAGCCCCGCTAGGCTATATGTTTGCCAATGAGGCGACCGCCGCGATCGACGGGTACAGCCGGGCGGTGGCGGACGCGGTGGTGGACAAGGCGCAGAAGCTCTGCGCGCTCCACAGCAAAGAGAACGGCAAGGTGAAGGTGGATGTGAAGGTGGCGGTCGGGGACGCCCGGAGCGTCATCTGCGACATGGTGGACAAGCTCGGAGCCGACCTGCTGGTGATGGGGAGCCATGGCTATGGCTTTCTCAAGAGGTACGTAATTCTTTCTGACTTCTGTACTATGCCACACGCTGCACTCCAGGCTGCAGTGAGACCAGCGGGATTGCTCAACTGATAATTACTTGTAGCTATTCTAATATGTACGCCACTTCAGGTTCCTGTCAGAGTAGTGCTCGTGTGACCAAGAATTCTCGTTGGTTTTGCAGGGCTCTCCTCGGGAGTGTCAGCGATTACTGCGTCAGGAACGCCAACTGCCCCGTTCTCATCGTCAAGTCGAAATAACAGGGCGAACTGTTCTTGGGAGCGATGTGCTATTTGGCATTTACATCTAATGCAatgtcaaaaatgctcttatattatgggatggaaggAGTAGTCTTTATTATGCCTTCTATTTTCTTCATTCACTTTTGCTTCTTCATGTGTAACCTGCTAGAGGAGCTAAGGGGAAGTGTCAAGCAATGTCTCTCAAGATGCCCGCGACTTGTATATATGCCGCTGTTACTGCTCGGTTATCGGTTGAATTTATCTTATTAGACATGTTATTTAGCAGCTTGTCATACTTTCATCGGTCGGAATCGACTCAATGCACTTCTATTCTGAACTGTATGTGGAACACACGAACAAGAAGACAGATTGTGCCGACAAAAAACAGTCCATTCACCAGTCATCCCTCACAATATTCTTctcttttaaacggaggcaaacgtTTCGTCTCAATGATTAATTAAGTAGAAGAGAATTACCTTGTTGATTATGAAAATCGGGCAAAAACCAGAGTAGACATACCACAACGAACTACTTACACGACATTAAACCCCACGTCCGCACAGGGAGCCCACGAGACGCTCTCAACACACATAGTACCCCCTAAGCGCGACAGTGGAGCGTGCAAGAAGATAACATTCATAAAGAATAACGTGGCAGTGGAGCGTGGGTTGTAGCTGCCCAAGGTGGCCGGTGGAGGGCGACAACCCTTTTATGGAAGGCGGCCATGCTGGCCTACCCGGCGGAGAAGGTGTCGGAGCTGATGGCTTCAACGGTATTTTCTTTCGTAGTTGTAGAAGTGTATGCTCTAGTTAATGCAACCAAAAAACCGATCTGATAGAAGAAACTAGGCAGCACATTAGTCTTGAACTTAAGAcatcttggctctgataccatgtagaagtgcatgttcTAACCAATGCAACCGAAAGACTGATCTGATGAAAGAGACTAGGTAGCACATTATACATCAACATACTAGGACATAATCAAGGAAGAGATCATAGATATTTTTCATCAATTTCATAGTATGCCGGGAGCAAACTTTGCACGGATCAACTTGGCCCTCGCCGCACtgttgccaaaaaaggatggtgccAAAGCAATGGGGGATTTCAGGCCAATCAGTCTGATCAATTCAATTACAAAATGGATTGCTAAGGTTCTTCATGTGTCTGTCAGAGAAAGTTGGCTCGCTCATCTCGTCGGTGCAGAGCGTGTTTATGAAGACAAAGTGCCTAAATGATAATTTCCTGTACATCCAAAACCTCGCCCATTCCCTCCATCACAAGAGAAACCCAGCACTTCTAATCAACCTAGATATTGCAAGGGCCTTTGATCATGTATCTTGGGAGTTcatccttgagcttcttcacgagaTGGGCTTCAGTGCACGCTGGCGTGACTGGATTGCTTTGCTTCTGTCATCCACACCGTCGTATTTCTTGGTTAATGGGGCACTAGGAGTTTTAGTTAGACATCACCGCGGGCTGCAGGGTGACCCCCTTTCACCGCTACTATTCATCCTCGCAATTGACGCTCTGCACCATCTGATCGCCAAAGTTATCAAGTATGGGATACTAGCTCCCCTGTCAGGGCGAGAGGTCAAGTTGCGTGTTAGTTTATACGCCGAAGACGCAACGATTTTTGCAAACATTGGCTGAAAAGATTAACACTGCATTCTTTGAGGCAATACCACAAGCACCTGGTGCAGTTGAGAGTGCTGTGGTGTGGGTCGCCTGCTCAGGGAGGTGTCGACAAGGCCACGGGGATCGCGTCGGTGCTACATGCGGGCGGCTGGGAGCCGGGAGGTCCGGCAAGggaggggggagggaaggaagcCCAGCGATGTCGGCATCCGTGAGGCTGCCGACGACATTGGCTGGGAAGGTGCATGACGTGCCAGTAGCAATGGGGTATCAGACAGTTGTTGGAGGTAGATGGCGAGGCTCCGGCCGACGGCCGTCCTTCGGGGACCCTTTCGGTCGGCCAACACGGATCTGGCGACATGGTCTGCGCATCCATGGAGGCCACCAAGTAGAGGAGGAAGGCATCGATGAGCCACTCCCTTGACTTCTCGGTGTGCGATGCCTTCATGAGTAGGGGCGGCGACCGGAGCAGCCATTGGCCGATGCGCTACGAAGTTCTCCATCGTGAGCGCGCAAGGGGCTTGGGTCCTCGAGCAGATGACCTTTGGGCTCTAATCACACAGGATGTTAGCGCTAATTACGCGGTGGTGGGATCCCTTGTTGCTGCTCTTGTGGACGTGGAAATGACAAAGTTTTCGCCTGCCTAGAAAAAAATGCTAAACTCAGTTTTTCATGTGGATTAGTGTAATCTCGACGGTTATAAAATTATGTGATCTGATCGGGAGGCTGTAACTCTTCTGTGCTGTTATGTGTAGGCTAGACTGGATGCACTTAgtgatgaatatgtttgcttgtttaatagtagtaggtATGAATGGGCTGGGACTGGCCTTTTTTGGGTATGTAGCCACGTTGGCTAGTTGCTGAGGAATGGGTAGGAGCAACCGTGttggggagtgatacgtctccgtcgtatctacttttccgaacactttgctcttgttttggactctaatttgcacgatttgaatgaaactaatccgtACTAATGCTGCTTTCaggagaactaccatgatgttgttttttgtgcagaaataaaagttttcagaattggatgaaactttttggaaattgtttatggaataaataaaaaatactggagcaaagatCCACTGGAGAGGGGCAACTTGctgcccacgaggcaccagggcgcgccctggttgcTTGTAGGGCCCACATGGCTCCGCTAATCCTAATCTCagcactataaattcctatttctcGAGAATAAATGAGAgatgaagtttcatcgcgttttacgatacggagccgccaccacctcctattcttcatccagAGGccagatatggagtccgttcggggctccggagagggggatcgttcgtctttgtcatcatcaaccatcctacattaccaatttcatgatgcccaccgtcgggagtgagtaattccttcgtatgcttgctgggcggtgatgggttggatgagatttatcatgtaatcgagttagttttgttagggctttatccctagtatccactatgttctaagattgatgttgctataactttgcaatgcttaatgcttgtcactagggcccgagtgccatgatttcagatctgaaccctttatgttttcatgaatttaTTTGTGTTCttaatccgatcttgcaagttgtatgcacctgctactgaaggaaatatgccctggaggcaataataaagatgttatttatattttcttatatcatgataaatgtttattattcatgctagaattgtattaaccggaaacttagtacatgtgtgaatacataaacaaaacagagtgtccctagtatgcctctatttaactagctcgttaatcaaagatggttaagtttcctaaccatagacatgtgttttcatttgatgaacgggatcacatcattaggagaatgatgtgatggacaagacccatccgttagcttagcattatgattgtttagttttattgctattgctttcttcatgatttatacatattcctctgactatgagatcatgcaactcccaaataccggaggaacaccttgtgtgctataaaacatcacaacgtaattgggtgattataaagatgctctacatgtgtctccgaaggtgtttgttgagttggcatagatcaagattaggatttgtcactctgtgtatcgaagaggtatctctgggccctctcggtaatgcacatcactataagccttgcaagtaatgtgactaatgagttagttgcaggatgatgcattacggaacgagtaaagagactttccggtaacgagattgaactagctatgatgataccgacgatcggatctcgggcaagcaacatactgatgacaaagggaataaagtatattgttatgtggtttgaccgataaaagatcttcatagaatatataggaaccaatatgagcatccaggttccgctattggttattgactggagatgtgtcctggtcatgtctacatatttctcgaacccgtagggtccgcacgcttaacattcggtgacgattagtattatgagttatgtgttttggtggccgaagattgttcagagtcccggatgagatcatggacatgacaaggagtctcgaaatggtcgagaggtaaagatcgatataatgtaaggtagtattcggacaccggaagggttccggagtgtatcgggtacataccggagtaccggaggggttaccggaacccccggtggaagatatgggccatatgggccataggagggaggctaaccagcccacaaggggctggtgcgcgcccacaagggaggaggccgaattggtttagggaagggggcgccaccccctttccttctcctactccctctccttgctTTTCCCTCCAGTGAAGAAatgaaaggggggggggcgaatcctactaggactaggaatccTAGTAgggccccccatggcgcgcccctcttggccggccaccccctccttgatatacgggggcagggggcaccccaaaggcacaaaaaTTGTTctctagtcgtgtgcggtgccccctccacagtttactcctccggtcatagcgtcgtagtgcttaggtgaagccctacgcagatcacatcaccatcaccgtcaccacgtcgtcgtgctgacggaactctccctcgaccctctgctggatcaagagttcgagggacgtcatcgagctgaacatgtgctgaacacggaggtgccatatgttcggtactttgatcggttggatcgtgaagacgttcgactacatcaaccgtgttaacctaacgcttccgctttcggtctacgagggtatgtggacacactcttcccctctcattgctaagcatctcctagatagatcttgcatgatcataggaaattttttgaaattgcatgctacgtcccccaacagtggtatccgagccaggtttatgcgtagatgatatgcacgagtagaacagaaagagttgtgggtgataatagtcatactgcttaccaccaacgtcttattttgattcatcggtgttgttggatgaagcggaccaATATTAcaagaccacgttcatgagaccggttctaccgacgtgcttttgcacacaggtggctggcgggtgtctgtttctccgactttagttgaattggatttgactacggccggtccttgttgaagtttaaaacaacacacttgatgaaaaatcattgtgtttgatgcgtaggtaaggacgattcttgctagaagcccgtagcagccacgtaaaacttgcaataacaaagtagaggacgtctaacttgtttttgtcgctttattgtatgaaatgcaatcgccatgtaattgctatactttatcactaagcagtagcgatagtcgtagaagcaatagttggcgagacgacaatgacgctacgatggagatcaaggtgtcaagccggtgacgatggagatcattacggtgctttggagatggacatcaaaggcacaaaaggatgatggccatatcatgtcacatattttgattgcatgtgatgtttatcttttatgcatcttattttgcttagtatggcggtagcattataatatgatccctcactaaatttcaaggtacaagtgtgatgtctaccacacaaccttcttcttgtagacgttgttgggcctccaagtgcagagtttgtaggacagtagcaaatttccctcaagtggatgacctaaggtttatcaatccgtaggaggcgtaggatgaagatggtctctctcaagcaaccttgcaaccaaataacaaagagtctcttgtgtccccaacacacctaatacaatggtaaattgtataggtgcactagttcggcgaagagatggtgatacaagtgcaatatggatagtagataaaggtttttgtaatttgaaattataaaaacagcaaggtaactaatgataaaagtgagcgtaaacggtattgcaatgcgttgaaacaaggcctagggttcatactttcactagtgcaagtcctctcaacaataataacttaattggatcatataactatccctcaacatgcaacaaagagtcactccaaagtcactaatagcagagaacaaacgaagagattatggtagggtacgaaaccacctccaagttattctttccaatcaatccgttgggctatccctataagtgtcacaaacagccctagagttcatactagaataacaccttaagacacaaatcaaccaaaaccctaatgtcacctagatactccaatgtcacctcaagtatccgtgggtatgattatacgatatgcatcacacaatctcagattcatctattcaaccaacacatagaatctcaaagagtgccccaaaattctaccggagaatcaagacgaaaacatgtgtcaacccctatgcataggttcatgggaggaacccccaagttgatcaccaaaacatacatcaagtgaatcacgtggtatcccattgtcaccacagatacgcacggcaagacatacatcaagtgttctcaaatctttaaacacTCAatctaagataacttcaaagggaaaactcaatccattacaagagagtagagggggagaaaacatcataagatccaactataatagcaaagctcgtgatacatcaagatcgtaccacctcaagaacacgagagagagagagagagagatcaaacacatagctactagtacataccctcagccccaagggagaa is drawn from Triticum dicoccoides isolate Atlit2015 ecotype Zavitan chromosome 4A, WEW_v2.0, whole genome shotgun sequence and contains these coding sequences:
- the LOC119288810 gene encoding universal stress protein PHOS32-like isoform X1; this translates as MDPAEGRRILVAVDEGDESVHALRWCLTNFAARGDGELAPPDTILLLYVRPTPPTYSVLDASAPLGYMFANEATAAIDGYSRAVADAVVDKAQKLCALHSKENGKVKVDVKVAVGDARSVICDMVDKLGADLLVMGSHGYGFLKRALLGSVSDYCVRNANCPVLIVKSK
- the LOC119288810 gene encoding universal stress protein PHOS32-like isoform X2, which produces MDPAEGRRILVAVDEGDESVHALRWCLTNFAARGDGELAPPDTILLLYVRPTPPTYSVLDASGYMFANEATAAIDGYSRAVADAVVDKAQKLCALHSKENGKVKVDVKVAVGDARSVICDMVDKLGADLLVMGSHGYGFLKRALLGSVSDYCVRNANCPVLIVKSK